GAAAAACGGAATACCGAAAACAATCAGCATCATCCCGGCCAGCTCTCTCATTTCAGCCCCTCCGTATCAGATTTCAAATCTCCAGCCTTCCAGGCCCGCCGGACAAAAGCCACAGTGGACAATGCGCCCAGCAAGGCAAAGACCAGAGCGACATCTTCAAAAATCAGCTGCCCCGAACCCCGGGTCAGGAGCAGGAGAATCGCCACCCCGCAGGTGCCGAAAAGCTGGGCAGCCATCATCCGGTCGGCAGCCGTCGGCCCTCGGAGGACACGGATAAGACCGGCGACCACGGTCAACAGCAGAATAAGGGCCACACCCACATAAAAGTCCGTCATCACGGAAACTCCTCCTGAACGGAAATCTCATCCCGAAAAACAGCCCCGATCATTCTTTCGAGATTTTTAATGGATTCCTCCACCGGCAGAGTGGTGTCCAGAGTGTGAACAATCAGGTGATCCTCACCAAACCTGGCAGAGATGGTCCCCGGCAGCAGAGTAATGCAATTGGCAAGCAACACCCTCGGGCCATCGCGGGTAAGGGTGAGAGGATAGAGGATAAGACCTGGAGAGATGGGGAGTTTCGGATTCAGGACCCGGACCATGACATCAACAGCGCTGACAAAGGATTTCCAGAAAAACCAAGGAAGATGCCGCAGGAGAGCAACCGGTCTGATCAGACAATTTCCCGCACCGGTCAGATGTATACTGATCCAGGAAGAGAGCAGAACAGCGGCCACCGCAAAGGGCCAGCTGTTCAGATCCCCCTTGCTGAGAATGAGCCACAGGACGCCATAGAAGACAAGCCGGCGAGACATCGGACGCAATCTGCAGGATGCGGGTTCGGGCATAACATCCACCTCATGGGAGCACAGATCATATAAATTGCCGGGAATCGGCCGGATCTCCTCTCCTGACAGCAGCGCCCC
The Pseudomonadota bacterium DNA segment above includes these coding regions:
- a CDS encoding multiple resistance and pH regulation protein F, giving the protein MTDFYVGVALILLLTVVAGLIRVLRGPTAADRMMAAQLFGTCGVAILLLLTRGSGQLIFEDVALVFALLGALSTVAFVRRAWKAGDLKSDTEGLK
- a CDS encoding Na+/H+ antiporter subunit E, whose protein sequence is MPEPASCRLRPMSRRLVFYGVLWLILSKGDLNSWPFAVAAVLLSSWISIHLTGAGNCLIRPVALLRHLPWFFWKSFVSAVDVMVRVLNPKLPISPGLILYPLTLTRDGPRVLLANCITLLPGTISARFGEDHLIVHTLDTTLPVEESIKNLERMIGAVFRDEISVQEEFP